One Lysinibacillus fusiformis genomic window carries:
- a CDS encoding basic amino acid ABC transporter substrate-binding protein: MKKRIWTLLMVVAAFTLVLAGCGAKENTSSSDGASSDDSGKKVYKVGTEATFAPFESVDDKGNIVGIDVDVLQAIADEMDFEVEWNNIGWEPVFQTIKNSETDIGASGITINEERKESFDFTEPYYESQLLIVVKEDSKIKSLADLKDKKISVQINATGHMAAKKLQGEASTNIMAFENQPVAIQEMLNGNVDATIGDNAVIYEYMEANPKAKLKVIKDEAFEKEYYGFMVRKGNEELLKILNEGLQKIKDNGKLKEITGSEFK, from the coding sequence ATGAAAAAACGCATATGGACGTTACTAATGGTCGTGGCAGCATTTACGCTAGTACTAGCGGGCTGTGGCGCAAAAGAAAATACATCATCAAGTGATGGCGCATCTAGTGATGATTCAGGCAAGAAAGTTTATAAGGTAGGTACAGAAGCTACCTTTGCACCATTTGAATCAGTAGACGATAAAGGAAACATTGTTGGGATTGATGTAGATGTATTGCAAGCAATCGCAGATGAAATGGACTTTGAAGTAGAATGGAATAACATCGGTTGGGAACCAGTATTCCAAACAATAAAAAATAGTGAAACAGATATCGGTGCATCAGGTATTACGATTAATGAAGAGCGTAAAGAATCTTTTGATTTTACAGAACCTTATTACGAATCTCAATTATTAATCGTAGTAAAAGAAGATTCAAAAATTAAATCATTAGCAGATTTGAAAGATAAAAAGATTTCCGTACAAATTAATGCAACAGGTCATATGGCTGCGAAAAAATTGCAAGGTGAGGCAAGTACAAACATCATGGCATTTGAAAATCAACCAGTGGCCATTCAAGAAATGCTCAACGGGAACGTAGATGCAACAATTGGTGATAATGCGGTTATCTACGAATACATGGAGGCAAATCCAAAAGCGAAACTAAAAGTTATTAAAGATGAAGCATTTGAAAAAGAATACTATGGCTTCATGGTGAGAAAAGGTAATGAAGAATTATTAAAAATATTGAATGAAGGTTTACAAAAAATTAAAGACAACGGTAAGTTAAAAGAAATTACTGGTTCAGAATTTAAGTAA
- the clpP gene encoding ATP-dependent Clp endopeptidase proteolytic subunit ClpP, with product MNLIPTVIEQTSRGERAYDIYSRLLKDRIILLGSAIDDNVANSIVAQLLFLEAEDPDKDISLYINSPGGSITAGMAIYDTMQFIKPKVQTICIGMAASMGAFLLAAGEPGKRCALPNAEVMIHQPLGGAQGQATEIEIAAKRILFLREKLNGILSERTGQPLEVISRDTDRDNFMTAERAKEYGLIDHIFERNDRKS from the coding sequence ATGAATTTAATTCCTACAGTTATTGAACAAACAAGTCGTGGTGAGCGTGCATATGACATTTATTCACGACTACTAAAAGACCGTATCATCCTATTAGGAAGTGCAATTGATGACAACGTAGCTAACTCAATCGTTGCACAGCTGCTATTCCTAGAAGCAGAAGATCCAGATAAAGACATTTCTCTTTACATTAACTCTCCTGGCGGTTCTATCACAGCTGGTATGGCAATCTATGATACCATGCAATTCATCAAGCCAAAAGTACAAACAATTTGTATCGGTATGGCAGCATCAATGGGTGCATTCCTTCTTGCTGCTGGTGAACCTGGTAAACGCTGTGCATTACCAAATGCAGAAGTAATGATTCACCAACCACTTGGCGGTGCACAAGGCCAAGCGACTGAAATTGAAATCGCTGCAAAACGTATTTTATTCCTACGTGAAAAATTAAACGGTATTTTATCTGAACGTACAGGCCAGCCTCTTGAGGTCATTTCAAGAGATACTGATCGCGACAACTTCATGACAGCAGAACGTGCCAAAGAATATGGCTTAATCGATCATATCTTTGAACGTAACGACCGTAAATCATGA
- a CDS encoding HPr family phosphocarrier protein — MTERTVQVKLKLGLQARQAALFVQEANRFSADVFLEKDEKKVNAKSIMGVMSLAIAKGTEVVLSSEGNDSEQAVTSLAALIEKED; from the coding sequence ATGACTGAGAGAACAGTCCAAGTAAAGTTAAAATTAGGACTACAAGCTAGACAAGCAGCGCTATTTGTACAAGAAGCAAATCGCTTTAGCGCAGATGTTTTTCTTGAAAAAGATGAGAAAAAAGTAAACGCCAAGTCCATTATGGGTGTCATGAGCTTAGCTATAGCAAAAGGCACAGAGGTTGTTTTAAGTAGCGAAGGTAATGATTCTGAGCAAGCGGTTACATCATTAGCGGCACTTATTGAAAAAGAAGATTAA
- the whiA gene encoding DNA-binding protein WhiA produces MSFASETKKELTQVEADDHCMKAEVSALIRMNGSLSFANKQLSLDVQTENAAIARRLYTIMKKLYPYNVELLVRKKMRLKKNNVYICRVRDGARELLIDLAIISDDFQFNHTISRELIKKSGQKRAYLRGAFLAGGSVNNPETSAYHLEIYSLYKEHGEALMDLMNEFELNAKTIERKKGFVTYLKEAEKISDFLNIVGAHQAMMKFEDVRILRDMRNSVNRIVNCETANLNKTIGAALRQVENIRFIENSIGLDQLPEKLREIARLRVEYQDVTLKELGEMVSSGTVSKSGVNHRLRKIDEIADALRRGEKIGG; encoded by the coding sequence ATGTCTTTTGCTTCTGAAACAAAAAAAGAATTAACGCAAGTAGAAGCGGACGATCATTGTATGAAAGCGGAAGTATCTGCCTTAATTCGAATGAATGGTTCATTATCCTTTGCTAACAAACAGCTTAGCTTAGATGTGCAAACCGAAAATGCGGCCATCGCAAGAAGGCTTTATACGATTATGAAGAAATTATATCCTTATAATGTGGAGCTTCTTGTCAGGAAGAAAATGCGTTTGAAGAAAAATAACGTTTATATTTGCCGTGTACGAGATGGGGCGCGTGAGCTATTAATTGATTTGGCGATTATTTCAGATGATTTTCAATTTAATCATACGATTTCTAGAGAGCTTATTAAAAAGAGCGGTCAAAAAAGAGCTTATTTACGAGGCGCTTTTTTAGCAGGTGGCTCGGTAAACAATCCAGAAACGTCAGCCTATCACTTAGAAATTTATTCTTTGTATAAAGAGCATGGTGAGGCGCTAATGGATTTGATGAATGAATTTGAGTTGAATGCGAAAACAATTGAGCGGAAAAAAGGCTTTGTCACCTATTTAAAAGAAGCTGAAAAAATTTCTGATTTTCTAAATATTGTTGGTGCACATCAAGCGATGATGAAGTTTGAAGACGTTCGTATCTTGCGCGACATGCGGAACAGTGTTAATCGTATTGTGAACTGTGAAACCGCGAATTTGAATAAGACAATAGGAGCAGCGCTTCGACAGGTAGAGAATATTCGCTTTATTGAAAATTCAATTGGGTTAGATCAGTTGCCAGAAAAACTTAGAGAAATTGCACGCCTACGTGTTGAATATCAAGATGTGACATTAAAAGAATTGGGCGAGATGGTATCAAGCGGTACCGTTAGTAAGTCAGGTGTTAATCATCGACTACGAAAAATTGATGAAATCGCAGATGCATTAAGACGCGGTGAAAAAATAGGCGGTTAA
- a CDS encoding gluconeogenesis factor YvcK family protein: MGKRQTRLVVIGGGTGLSTLLRGLKHHPFDITAIVTVADDGGSSGRLRDDYDIPPPGDVRNVIAALSDVEPLVEQMFQYRFSASEDLSGHSLGNLMLTALTDITGDFNHAISEMGKVLKVHGRVIPAANKKISLHAELEDGSIIEGESKIPSAKKRINRVFLVPENVQPLPEAIRAINRADYILIGPGSLYTSIIPNLLVKEIGEAVVRAKGRKIYVCNLMTQKGETITYTAGDHVQAIYKHVGDSFIDSILVNDEKLPHPVKELYKEECAEPVTFDVAKLESMGLEVIKRDIATIRPDGTVRHNAANFAEWLVDYANIYKRKEVNLK; encoded by the coding sequence ATGGGAAAAAGGCAAACCAGGCTTGTTGTTATAGGTGGTGGAACGGGGCTTTCTACGTTGCTCCGTGGGTTAAAGCACCATCCGTTTGATATCACTGCTATTGTCACAGTAGCAGATGATGGAGGCTCTTCTGGGCGTTTACGAGATGATTATGATATCCCCCCACCTGGTGATGTACGCAACGTGATTGCTGCATTATCAGATGTGGAGCCACTTGTAGAGCAAATGTTTCAATACCGTTTTTCAGCATCAGAGGACTTAAGTGGGCATTCGTTAGGGAATTTAATGTTAACAGCTTTGACAGATATAACTGGAGATTTTAACCATGCGATTAGTGAGATGGGTAAGGTGCTAAAAGTGCATGGTCGTGTGATTCCAGCAGCTAATAAGAAAATTTCTCTGCATGCAGAGTTAGAAGACGGCTCAATTATTGAGGGTGAATCTAAAATTCCATCAGCAAAAAAGCGCATTAATCGCGTTTTTTTAGTACCAGAAAATGTGCAACCGTTACCAGAAGCAATTCGTGCTATAAATCGGGCAGACTATATTTTAATAGGCCCTGGAAGCTTATATACAAGTATTATTCCAAATCTGCTTGTTAAGGAAATTGGAGAAGCTGTTGTAAGGGCGAAAGGGCGTAAAATTTATGTATGTAATCTAATGACACAAAAAGGTGAAACTATTACTTATACAGCAGGCGATCATGTTCAAGCTATTTATAAACATGTTGGGGATTCCTTTATCGATTCTATTTTAGTAAATGACGAAAAACTACCACATCCTGTAAAAGAACTTTATAAGGAAGAATGTGCTGAGCCAGTAACATTTGATGTTGCGAAGCTTGAAAGTATGGGTTTAGAGGTTATTAAACGAGATATCGCAACAATTCGACCAGATGGAACGGTTCGTCATAATGCTGCAAATTTTGCAGAATGGCTTGTAGATTATGCAAATATCTATAAACGCAAAGAAGTGAACCTCAAATAG
- the rapZ gene encoding RNase adapter RapZ, producing MTVVVESQQCTHELVIITGMSGAGKTVAIQSFEDLGYYCIDNLPPALLTTFLTLLKDSGKNITRIAAVMDMRGGDFFDSLIGALDHILKAGDIVVRILFLDANDETLVRRYKETRRAHPLAVTGLPLDGIKLERELLSEVKGRAKFVYNTSNMKPRQLREKIVKEFASDTDNIFSVNIMSFGFKHGMPIDADLVFDVRFLKNPYYVEELRPKTGLQTEVSSYVLALEDTQILIQKLTDLFEFMIPLYKQEGKSQLVIAFGCTGGQHRSVTLAEYFGEYLTKNENIVITHRDINRRKD from the coding sequence ATGACAGTGGTGGTTGAAAGTCAACAATGTACACATGAATTGGTCATTATTACAGGAATGTCTGGAGCTGGAAAAACAGTAGCTATTCAAAGCTTTGAGGATTTAGGGTATTACTGTATTGATAATTTACCACCAGCATTACTTACAACTTTTTTAACCTTACTAAAAGATTCAGGTAAAAATATTACACGTATTGCAGCTGTCATGGATATGCGTGGCGGCGACTTTTTTGATTCGCTTATAGGCGCGCTCGACCATATACTAAAAGCAGGCGATATTGTTGTGCGGATTTTATTTTTAGATGCGAACGATGAGACGCTAGTTAGACGTTATAAAGAAACGAGACGGGCGCATCCATTAGCGGTAACAGGCCTACCATTAGACGGCATAAAACTAGAACGGGAATTATTGTCGGAAGTAAAAGGTCGTGCTAAATTTGTTTATAATACATCGAATATGAAACCTAGACAATTACGAGAAAAAATCGTTAAAGAATTTGCAAGTGATACAGATAATATTTTTTCTGTAAATATTATGTCCTTTGGATTTAAACACGGTATGCCAATTGATGCAGATTTAGTTTTCGATGTGCGTTTTTTAAAAAACCCTTATTATGTAGAGGAATTACGTCCTAAAACAGGTCTACAAACAGAAGTTTCTTCCTATGTACTTGCTTTAGAGGATACACAAATACTCATTCAAAAACTAACAGATTTGTTTGAATTTATGATTCCACTTTATAAACAAGAGGGTAAATCGCAACTTGTCATTGCATTTGGTTGTACAGGGGGACAGCATCGCTCGGTGACGTTAGCAGAATATTTTGGTGAATATTTAACCAAAAATGAAAATATTGTTATTACGCACCGTGACATCAATCGAAGAAAGGATTGA
- a CDS encoding NUDIX domain-containing protein — translation MQRIANLIAVKDGQVLLLQKPRRGWYVAPGGKMESGESIYEAAVREFQEETNVTPLHVHLKGIYTMVIKDNNVMVDEWMLYTFVAKDVDGVPFEDTREGKLAWHPVEDLKHLPMAEGDRTNLQFAVSQSGVQYGTFEYTSDFELLHEKIQISLEQ, via the coding sequence ATGCAAAGAATTGCGAACTTAATTGCCGTAAAAGACGGCCAAGTATTATTACTTCAAAAGCCTAGACGTGGCTGGTATGTAGCACCAGGCGGGAAAATGGAAAGCGGTGAGTCGATATATGAAGCCGCTGTACGTGAGTTTCAGGAAGAAACAAACGTTACGCCATTACACGTACATTTGAAGGGTATCTATACAATGGTCATAAAAGATAATAACGTTATGGTTGACGAATGGATGCTTTACACATTTGTTGCTAAAGATGTTGATGGTGTACCATTTGAAGACACGAGAGAAGGTAAGCTTGCATGGCACCCAGTCGAGGATTTGAAGCATCTGCCAATGGCTGAAGGTGATCGAACAAATTTACAATTTGCTGTTTCACAATCAGGTGTTCAGTATGGTACGTTTGAATATACGTCAGATTTTGAATTACTTCATGAGAAAATACAAATATCATTAGAACAATAA
- the trxB gene encoding thioredoxin-disulfide reductase: MSEEKIYDVVIIGAGPAGMTAAVYTSRANLSTLMIERGIPGGQMANTEEVENYPGFDTILGPELSTKMFEHAKKFGAEYAYGDVTEIINGEEYKTIKSGAKEYKTRAIILSTGAEYKKMGVPGEKELGGRGVSYCAVCDGAFFKQKNLVVVGGGDSAVEEGVYLTRFADKVTIVHRRDKLRAQKILQDRAFANEKIDFIWNATVKEINEADGKVGSVTLQSTIDGTESEFVADGVFVYIGMLPLTKPFGALGILNDAGYIVTNDNMETTVPGIFAAGDVREKSLRQIVTATGDGSIAAQAVQHYVEELLERINA, from the coding sequence ATGTCAGAAGAAAAAATTTATGATGTTGTAATTATTGGTGCAGGTCCTGCAGGGATGACTGCTGCAGTATATACGTCACGTGCGAATCTTTCTACGTTAATGATTGAACGTGGTATTCCAGGTGGTCAAATGGCAAATACGGAAGAAGTAGAAAACTATCCCGGTTTTGATACAATTCTAGGTCCTGAGCTGTCTACAAAAATGTTCGAGCATGCGAAGAAGTTTGGTGCTGAGTATGCTTACGGTGATGTAACAGAAATCATCAACGGTGAAGAATACAAGACAATTAAATCGGGTGCTAAAGAATATAAAACACGTGCCATTATTCTTTCTACAGGTGCAGAATATAAAAAAATGGGCGTTCCAGGTGAAAAAGAACTTGGTGGCCGTGGCGTAAGTTATTGTGCAGTATGTGATGGGGCGTTCTTCAAACAAAAAAATCTTGTTGTTGTAGGTGGCGGAGATTCTGCAGTTGAAGAAGGTGTTTATTTAACACGTTTTGCAGATAAGGTTACTATTGTACATCGTCGTGATAAACTACGTGCACAAAAAATTCTACAGGATCGTGCCTTTGCTAACGAAAAAATTGATTTCATTTGGAATGCAACTGTCAAAGAGATTAATGAGGCTGACGGCAAAGTAGGAAGTGTGACATTGCAATCAACGATTGATGGTACTGAGTCGGAATTTGTTGCAGATGGCGTGTTTGTTTACATTGGTATGCTACCGTTAACAAAACCTTTTGGAGCACTAGGGATTTTAAACGATGCAGGATATATTGTGACAAACGACAATATGGAAACAACTGTACCGGGTATTTTCGCAGCGGGTGATGTCCGAGAAAAATCGCTTCGCCAAATTGTAACGGCTACTGGTGATGGTAGTATTGCAGCACAAGCAGTACAGCATTATGTAGAAGAGTTACTAGAAAGAATTAACGCTTAG